CTAGTATTTAATATTTTAGTATTTCTTTTATTAAAATTTATTTTATTTTTATAATAGTAAATAAATTTATATAAAAAAATAATACTTTTTTGATCTTATTAAAAAAAATATAAATGAATGATAAATTTATATTTATTTTTTAAGTTTTATAGTGTAATATAATTAAACATAAGTTCTTGCAACTTAAACTTCATTCAAAGGAGAGACTTTGAAAAAAGCAAACTCAAAACTTTTTGCTGTTTTCCTCTTCTTGCTTGTAATTTTAGCAGGAGTTGGAATGTATACTTTCCATAATGCTAAAGGCACTTCTTATTTTAGCGATGCCAGTGAAAGCTGTAATAACTGTCATATTATGAACGAAGTTTATAATGATTATTTAAAAGCTTCACACTCTAAAGAAGTTGATGGTAAACCAAGAGCAACCTGTAATGATTGTCATTTGCCACATAGCTTTTTTGAAAAATGGATTGCTAAAGCTCAAAGTGGTTTAGGACATGCTTATGCATTTACTTTTAAACTTGATTCTTTACCTACGCATTTAAGTGCAAATGCAAAAAGTAAAGAAATAGTCCAAAATAATTGCATAGAATGCCATAAAGAAATTGCGAGCAACACTATCAACCCTACTCTAGATCCACACAAAAATAATTCTTTAAGTTGTGTATCTTGTCACCAAGGTGTTGGCCATAAGAGAGGATTTTAAATGAAAGGAGTAATTAATGAATAATAAAGGCATTTTATATAGTGCTATAAGTGCTACTATAGTAGCTATTGCGGGCGTATTGTGGTTAAATCAAGATATCACAGCTAAAACAAATGATTCAGTGGGCGGAATCATTTCTCAAGAAATTGTAAAACTTGGCGATGAAAATCCCACTTTTGATTACTGGGGAAAGAACTTTCCTGATTATTTAGATATGCATACAGCAGTGGAAAAACAAGCACCTAATGCAACAGAATTTGGTGGAAATTTAGCTTATTCAAAACTAATCCGCTATCCACAACTAACTGTTCTTTGGGCAGGTTATCCATTTAGCATTGATGCAAATGAAGAAAGAGGACACTTTTGGGTTCAAGTAGATCAAATGGATACAGCTAGAAATAACAAAGACTTCTTAAATGCACATGACTTTGCAGGATTTGGTGGCCAACCAACAGCTTGTATGAACTGCCATAGTGGATGGACTCCTTGGCTTTTAAACAACACTGCAAAAGGTGATTGGGTGGCATTTAACTCTGCAAAATATTGGACTATGATTAAAACAGTTCCTGCGGTAAATGGAGCTAAAGAAAACTCACCTGAGCACAGTGGACCTCATGGTGGAAAAAGAATGGGAGTAACATGTGCAGATTGTCACAACCCAACAGATATGAGTTTAAGACTTACAAGACCAGCTTTAATCAATGCATTAATTTCAAGAGGCTATGAAGCAGATGAAAAACAAGGCATTAAAGCTTCAAGAAGCGAAATGAGAACTTTAGTATGCTCTCAATGTCACGTTGAGTATTATTTCAAACCAACAGGTACTAAAGTAAAAACTATCGGTGAAAGTATTGCTAATGATAGTTCTAAAAAATGGTGGAATGGCACACAAAAAACTTACGATGAGTTTGACTCTTGGAGAGATGGAAATAAACCAATTGAAATTGAAGTTGATGGTATAGAGTTAACCTATCCATGGAGTGAGTGGAAAAAAGGTGAGTCATTTAGAATAGAAATGTTTGATGATTATTATGAAAAAAGTAGAGAAAATTTCCCAAGTGATTGGGTTCATAAAATCACTAAAGCACCTATGTTAAAAATTCAACACCCAGAAAGCGAGCTTTATAGTGGTGGAGTGCATGCTGCAAATGGTGTAAGTTGTGCAGATTGTCACATGCCTTATATTAGAAAAGGTGCAAAAAAAGTTACTAACCATAACATCACTTCACCTTTAGTTGATATTAACTCAGCTTGTAAAACTTGCCATACTCAAAGCGAAAGCTATCTAGCTAAACAAGTAAAAGATATTCAAAATTCAGTAGCTCATGATTTAAGAACAGCTGAATATTCTTTAGTAAGCTTAATTAAAGATGTAGAAACTATTCGCGCAGAGCTTGGAAAAATGCCTAAATTCCAAACTAATGGCAAAGCAGATGATGCTAAAATTTCAGCTGAATTAAAAGAAGTATTAGAACTACATAGAAAATCTCAAGTAAGAGCAGACTTTGTAGGTGCTGAAAACTCAACAGGATTCCACAATCCTAGAGAAGCTTCAAGAATGCTTTTACAATCAGTTGATATGTCAAGACAAGGACAAACTAAATTAGTAGAAATTGCAGCCAAAAATGGTATTAAAGATTTCAAAACTTCAAATTTAGGTTTTGAAGATATTCAAAAATTAAATCCAGGTGAAATTCACTATAAAGTAGATCTAAATGGCAACAAAGCAGGAGATCGCTACTATAAACACCAAGAAGTAAATGGTAATCCACCGGCAAAACTTCTTGAAGATGATAAAAATCTAAAACCTTATAATTATAAAGTAATAGATTAATCATACTAAACCCTCATAATCGAGGGTTTATTCTTTTATCAAACTTACATCCTCACCTTTTAAAATTTTATTCATAGTGTTCATAGCGCACATTTTTCCACACATTGAACAAGAATTAAGCTCATCAGGTTTTCTTTCATTAAACATTTTCTTAGCCTTTTCTCCATCAATTGCTAATTTAAACATTTTTTCCCAATCAATATCTTGTCTAGCTTTACTCATTGCATCATCTATTTTTCTTTCTTTAGGAAGTTTGGCTATATCTCCTGCATGAGCTGCTATTTTAGTCGCTACTATACCATCTCTTACATCTTCTAAATTTGGAAGTCTTAAATGCTCAGCAGGTGTTACATAGCAAAGTATATCAGCACCAGCTGCTGCTGCAACTGCTCCACCGATTGCTCCACTTATATGATCATATCCTGCACCTATATCAGTAACCAATGGTCCTAAGACATAAAAAGGTGCGCCGTTGCAAATTCTTTTTTCAAGTTGCATATTAGCTTCTATTTCATTAATAGCCATATGACCAGGTCCTTCTATCATTACTTGTACATCTTGAGCCCATGCTCTTTTAGTTAACAACGAAAGTTCGATAAGTTCAGCAATTTGAGCTCCATCGCTTGCATCATGGGTGCAACCTGGTCTTAGTGCATCGCCCAAAGAAAGTGTCACATCAAATTCCTTACATATAGCAAGCAAATCATCATAATATTCATAGAATGGATTTTCAGCATTATTCATTTGCATCCAAGCATAAAGAACTGAACCTCCTCTTGAAACTATATTAGTAATCCTATCACACTCTTTAAAAACCCTAGCAGCACGAGAATTTATCCCTGCATGAATTGTCATAAAATCCACTCCACTTTTAGCATGATGATATACTACATCTAAAAAATCTTTTGCCTTAATATCTTTTAAATCTTTTTCTAAAAATCCAACTGCATCATAAACAGGCACCGTGCCTATCATAGCTTTTGAAGTAGCAATTAGCTCATCTCTAAAACGACTAGTTTTACCATAATTGCTAAGATCCATAATAGCTTCTATATTAAATTTATGAGCTAACTCCACTTTTTTCATTTCTTCACTATAATCTACACAATCATTTGAAACACCTAAATTTACATTTACCTTTGTTTTAAGTCCATAGCCAATACCATTTGGGTCTAGTGCTTTATGGTTGATATTTACAGGAATGATGATTTTTCCATATGCTATATTTTCAAGCAAAAAATCTTCACTTACTTGCTCTTTTTGTGCAACAATTTGCATTTGTTTTGTGAAAATTCCTTCTTTTGCATAAGACATTTGAGTTTTCATTTAAATTTATCCTTAAAATAAAAATTTGGATAAATGAAGGGTATGTGAGTAGTTGATAAATTATCCCAACGCTAGCATTACCTAGTTCTGGTGCGGTCTAAGCTTTTAGCTTACTCTCAGCCTGTATCACAAGCTCCCGTCATTTATGCAAAGCAAGTATAACAATAAATACAAAACAAAGTTTATTTTTTTATTTGACTTTTAGCTTGCTTGCTAAAATGTAACAATTCTTCGGTGGTTTTTATATAAAAAGGAATTTTTTTAAGACAGTATTTTAAAATTTCACTTGCAGCCAAAGCATCACTTAAGGCTCTATGATGCTTACTTTCAATACACAAAAACTCTTTTAGTGCATCAAGACCGTATTTTGGACTTTCAATGCACTTTTTAGCTAAATCAATAGTGCATAATCTTCTATTTAAAAGCACTCCAAAATCATTTTCATACATAGCTTTAGATATAAAATGATAATCAAAACGTACATTGTGTGCTACAAAAATGCTATCTTTTAAAAACAATTTAAAATCATTTAACACAGTTTTTAAAGAAGGTGCATTTTCTACCATATCCAAACTAATCCCGGTTAATTCTGTAATATTTTCAGGTATACTTTCTACTTTTATAAAGCTCTCAAATCTATCAATTTCTTTATAATTTTGAATTTTAACCGCACCTATTTCTAAAATTTGACCACTTTTTATCCCACCAGTGCTTTCAATATCTACTACACAAAAAATCTCATCTTTTATTTTTATATTCTTACTTTTTAAGCACAAGCAATTTTGTGCATTAAGCTCCACTCCTAGCCCTAAAAGCTCAAAAATATATAAATCAAAATCATAATGGTTTAATTCTTCTATTTTTGCAAGTTCTTTTAAAACCCAAGGAAAAGGTTTGTTTTCCTTACTTAGCTTGATGATTAAATCATCGATTTGTTGTTGGCTCAAAATTCAAGCTTTAAAGAATTGATTGCTGTTTTTTTATCTTGCGAGGAAAAGATATAACTACCTGCGACTAAAATATCAGCTCCTGCTTCATCTAAATCAGGTGCATTTAAACCATTTACCCCACCATCTACTTCTATAAAAACTTTAAGATTTTTCCTATCTATCATTTCTCTTAACTGTCTAATTTTATCATATATCAATGGTAAAAAATTTTGCCCACCAAAGCCTGGATTAACACTCATTAAAAGCACCATATCTACAAATTCTAAAATATACTCTATACTTGAAACTGGAGTATGTGGATTTAAAACAATGGCAGGATGAATACCTTTTTTTCTTATATACTCACACACCCTAATAGGATGATTTTCAGCTTCTAAATGAAAACTAATAAATTTTGGTTTTATTGGGATAAATAAATCTACAAAACTACTAACATTATATACCATTAAATGCACATCTAAAGGCACTGAAGTAATTTTTGAAATATTTTCAATCACACAAGGACCAAAAGTAAGATTTGGCACAAAATGCCCATCCATTACATCAATGTGCAACAAATCAGCCCCTGCTTCACACACATCTTTAATCTCATTTTCCAAATTTAAAAAATTTGCAGACAATAAACTTGGCGCTACATACATTTTATATCTCCAATAAAAGTAAAAAATAATTTTATCATACTTATTATCAAATTTTCTTTATGTATTTTTGATAATATTTGATTTTTTTAAGCTTGTTTTAGATATAATGCTAAAAATTATTTTTATTTCATAAGGAAAATTTATGTCAAGAATTTGCCAAATTACAGGAAAAGGACCTATGGTAGGTAACAATGTTAGCCATGCTAACAATAAAACAAAAAGACGCTTTTTGCCAAATTTAAGAACAGTTCGTATTACCTTAGAAGATGGAACTACTAGAAAAGTTAGAGTTGCTGCTTCAACTTTAAGAACACTTAAAAAGCAAAGTAGTAAATAATCCTTAATGTAAACGAGGAATTACTATGTCTTTTTTAAAAAAGCTACAAAAATTCCTCAATTGGTCTCCCTCTCCAAAACCTTCAATTAATCTCAATGATGAGCTTTATGAGCAACTTAAATTTTTAAGAATTCCTCTTATTGCTGTTGTAATGATGACATTAATTGGGGCTTTTGGTTATATGCTCACAAGTAATTACAACCTTAACGACGCTATTTATCAAGCTGGTATGACTTTTACCACTTTGGGTTATACTGAAGTTAATCCCATACCAACAGCAGGTAGAATTTTTACTGTTGTATATGTATTATTAACTTTTACAATATTTACTTTTTGTATGGGTTTAGTAATAGAAATAGTAAAAAAAGGTGTTTTGTCTAAAATCATCAAGGAAAGAAGAATGCTGCATAAAGTTGCAAGATTAAAAAATCATTTTGTAATATGCTATCATAATGATTTTACCATAGAATTAGCACAGCAATTTAGAGAAAATCATATTCCTTTTGTTGTAGTTGATGAAATTGAAAATTTCAGTGAGATTGCTGAAAAATATAATTATCCTTATTATATAGAAAGCGCACCTCATACCAACACAGCTTTTTTAAAAACCAATCTTTCTAGTGCAAAAGGCATAATCACCCTTAGTAATAACATAGCAGATAATATTGCTATCATCGCCTCAGTAAGATTATTTGAAAAAGAATTACAAAGAATTAATCCTTATTTTATACTAGCCAGCTCAAGCAACGAAGATGAAACAGAAAAACTTAAAAAACTTGGGGCAAATTCTATTGTTTCTGCTACAAAATTAGTTGCACAAAGACTTAGCGCGATGTCAGCAAGACCAGATATGGAAAATTTATTAGAAAATTATCTTTATAAAAAAAATAGCCCTATTGATTTAGAAGAGGTTAAAATTCCTGATGAATCATGGGTGAGATTTAAAAGATTAAAAGAAATTCATTTAAGAGATATGGCAAATGTAAGCATAGTAGGAATTTTAGAAAATAAAAAATTCACACCTATGCCAAGAGGTGATACTTTAATAGGTACTGGAGCAAAATTATTAATCGTAGGTACAGCAGATAGCATAAAAATAGCCAAAAAGATTATAAAAAACAAGCAAAAACCTGATGAGTTAAAATATATTTAACTTATTTTAAGTTATAATCAAATACTAATTTAAAAAAAGGAGGCTTATATGCTACATGAATTTAGAGATTTAATTACCGAGCTAAAAGGTAAAGATATGCACTTTGATAAATTGTTTGAAGAGCATAATGAACTTGATCATAAAATTAAAGACGCTGAAGAAGGTAGAATTCATCTAGATAGCTTGGAAATTGCAAATCTTAAAAAAGAAAAACTAAGATTAAAAGATGAGTTAAATACTTATTTATCAAATTACAAAAAATAATTTCTTTCTAATTTTAACTTTCAAGGAAAAACCATGTTTGGAAAAAAAAGTCAATCAAAACAAGACTTTGAAGATTTGCAAAATAAAATCAAAGAGCTACAAGAAGAAAACAAAAAACTTCTTTTAGAAAAACAAGAACTAATTGAAAAATACGAAAAACAACTTCAAGAAGATTGTGGGAAAACTGCACTTGAAACTCGTCTTTTAGAAATGCTATTAAATGGAGTATTAAAAGGTATTTCAAATGTACAAGGCGATATGCAAGAAAATGTAAATAAAGCAGAGATGATTTCTCAGTATTCTGACTCATCATTAAAAGATATGCAAGAATTAAATGCGATTACACATTCAATCATATCCTCACTTCAAAGCATTATTGAATCAGCCAATCGCTCAAGAGATACAGCAGGTAATTTACATCGTAGTGTTGATGAAATTACCAATGTTATTAATTTAATTAAAGATGTATCTGATCAAACCAATCTTTTAGCGCTAAATGCTGCTATAGAAGCTGCGCGTGCGGGAGAGCATGGTCGTGGTTTTGCTGTTGTTGCTGATGAAGTTCGAAAACTTGCTGAAAAAACACAAAAAGCAACTTCTGAAGTAGAATTAAATATTAATCTATTAAAACAAAATGCAGATGAAATGTATGGACAAAGCGAACAAGTAGAAAAAGTGTCACTAGAATCAAATGAACATATTATAAAATTCTCTAGTAATTTTACTCAATTAATTTCTAATGCAAACTCAACTAGTTCACATGCTAAAAGTATTGCTTCTGAAATTTTTGTTTCTTTAGCTAAACTAGATCACGTTGCTTTTAAGCTTAACGGCTATAACGAAATCATTCATGCCACAGGTAAAACGCTTTCTGATCATTTAAGTTGTAGACTTGCAAAATGGATTGCGGGTGTAGGTAAAGAAAGATTTTCTAGCGGAAGAGCTTTTGGTAAGTTAAATTTACCACACCAAAAAGTGCATGAAAATATCAACCAAGCCGTTGCCTTAGCACATAATGAAAATACAGGCAATGAATTAGTTCAAAATCAAATTCTAGATAAATGCTCAAACGCCGAAAAAGCCTCTGAAGATTTATTTGTAATCTTTAAAGAAATGCTTGATGAAAAAGACCCAAACATTGAAAATAAAGAAGAAAAATAAAAGGTAAGATTTAATTCTTACCTTTAAACCACAAATACGCATATTCAAGTAAAGGGGTTTTGATAGGATTTTCTTTAGAAAATTTTTCGAAGTCTTTTCTTTTTATCCATACTGCTTGAATATCCTCTCCATCAATTCCACCACCATGACCAATTTTATCATCTTCAGTAATTTCAGCATAAAATAAAAACTGTCTGCTTACACCTGAACCAAAACCTGTGTAAAACTCTCCTATTTTTTCTACAAGTTTAGGAGCATAACCTAGTTCTTCAATACATTCTTCTTTAGCTATTTCATCTAAACTTAAATTTTTATCAACAAGTCCTGAGCAAAGCTCTACACTAAATCCCATCTCATCTAATTTTAAATTATTACGTTTTTGATAATCCCATAAAGGAATTCTAAATTGCTTTACAAAAACAAAAGAATCTTTTTGAGTATGATATAAAAAAACAGAAACACTATCTAATGCTTCTATAAAATCCCAAGTATATTTTTTATTATCTTTGCCTATATAAGTATATCTTTTAGGTTTAATGTATTTTGAGTTGGAAAATTGCTCTTCTTGTAAATTTTTCATGTAAAATCCTTATAATTTTACATCTATTATAACAAAAATAAAAATCAGTGCAGAAAAATAAAAAAAGAGTGAGTTGCTTTACATAAAAAGCAACTCAAAAGCAGCAAAAAAATGGTATTACATCATACCACCCATGCCTCCCATACCACCCATGCCACTCATATCAGGCATAGCAGGTTTATCTTCTTTGATTTCACTAATTGTAGCTTCAGTTGTTAAAAGCATGCTAGCTACTGAAACTGCATTAAGTAAAGCTACTCTTTCTACTTTAACAGGATCAATAATACCGCTTTCAAGCATATTTACATATTCGCCTTTTGCAGCATCAAAACCAGTGTTTTCTTCTTTACTATTTTCTACCGTATTTACAACTACACCAGCATCAAACCCAGCATTTTCAGCAATTTGTCTTAAAGGTGCTCTTAAAGCTCTTTCTACAATAGCTGCACCAATAGCCTCATCACCTTCTAAATTCAAGCTGATTTTTGATTTTGCCTTGATCAATGCAGCACCACCACCTATTACTATACCTTCTTCAACAGCAGCTTTTGTAGCACTTAATGCATCATCAACTCTATCTTTTTTCTCTTTCATTTCAGTTTCCGTAGCAGCACCAACTTTAATTACCGCTACACCACCACTTAATTTAGCAAGTCTTTCTTGTAATTTTTCTCTATCATAATCTGAACTTGTTTCAGCAATCTGTGCTTTAATTTGGTTAATTCTTGCATCAATATTTGCTTTCTCACCTGCTCCATTTACAATAGTTGTATTATCTTTATCAATAATCACGCTTGAAGCTTGACCTAAATCTTGGATACTAGCACTTTCTAAAGTTCTTCCAAGCTCTTCAGAAATCACTTCACCACCTGTTAAAATAGCAATATCTTCAAGCATAGCCTTTCTTCTATCGCCAAATCCAGGAGCTTTAACTGCTGAAATATTTAAAACACCTCTTAATTTATTTACAACTAAAGTTGCTAAAGCTTCACCTTCAATGTCTTCAGCTATAATTAAAAGTGGTTTTCCTGTTTTTTGAATTTGCTCTAAAATTGGTAACAAATCTTTCAAGTTAGCAATTTTTTTATCAAATAACAAAATAAATGGATTTTGCAATTCAGCTGTCATTTTTTCAGTATTTGTAATGAAATATGGGCTTAAATAACCTCTATCAAATTGCATGCCTTCAACTACATTTAATTCATCATTAATTGATTTTGCTTCTTCAACAGTGATAACACCATCTTTTCCAACTTTTTCCATAGCATCAGCGATTAAATTTCCGATTTTCTCATCTGAATTTGCAGAAATTGTTGCAACTTGAGCGATTTCTTTTTTGTCTTTAACTTCACGAGAAAGTTTTTTAAGTTCAGCTACTATAGCTTCACAAGCTTTATCCATACCTCTTTTAACTTCTATAGGATTAGCACCTGCTGTGATATTTCTCAAACCTTCTTTAAAAATAGCATGCGCTAAAACTGTTGCTGTTGTTGTTCCATCGCCTGCCTGATCAGCTGTTTTACTAGCTACTTCTCTAACTAAAGAAGCACCCATATTTTCTAAAGAATCTTTTAATTCCACTTCTTTAGCCACACTCACACCATCTTTTGTGATAGTTGGAGCACCAAAACTTTTTTGGATTAATACATTACGACCGCGTGGCCCCATAGTAACTTTTACTGCGTCATTAAGTTTTTTAACACCTTCATAAAGTTTATTTCTTGCTTCATCTGAAAAAAATATTTCTTTTGCCATTTTTTATCCTTTTTTATTTAATAATCCCCAAAACATCATCAATATTAAGAACCAAATACTCTTCATTATCAAGTTTAATTTCAGTTCCACCGTATTTTGCAAACATTACTTTATCATTTACTTTAACATCTTCTATTTCTTTACTCACTGCAACAACTTCACCATTTAATGGTTTTTCTTTAGCATTATCTGGTATAATAATCCCAGAAGCAGTAGTTTTCATTTCTTCTAAGCGTTTTACCAAAATACGCTTTCCTAGAGGTTGAAAATTCATTTTTTATCCTTTCTAAAATGTGCCATTTTTAGCACTCTTTGTTTTTGAGTGATAGAATTATACATTAAAGAAAGTTAATTGTCAATAAATTAAGTAAAATATATCATATAGATTTAGTCTATTACACTAAATCTATATGATATATCATTATAAAGGTTTCTCATGAAAAAAATTCTTTACATTCTTTTAGGTGTAGTGTGTGTGGCATTATTAGCTATATATATATTATTATTTACAAGCATAGGTAATGCTTTTTTAAAGCCAAGAATCGAAACGATTATTGCTCAAAAAAGCGGTATGAATGTTAAATTTGAAAATTTTAAAATTAGTTTTTCACAACTTAACATTAAAGCAAACATTGATGATAAATTTTTTGCTAACATAGAAGGTGGTATATCACCTTTAAGACTAGGATTTAATTTAAACTATCTTTTAGGACTTAAACAAAATTATATTCAAAAACTTGGTTTAAAAAGCGATAAAGATTTTACATTTAAGGGTAATGTTGTAGGTAAAAGTAGCGATTTTTCAGTAAAAGGTAATGGATTTTTATTTGATTCTAATCTTAACTTAGATGCAAAAATCGTTGATTTTTCTCCTATAAATCTTGAATTCGTTGGAAAAAATATAGATTTAGCTCAAATTTTAGATTTTACTAATCTACCAAGATATGCTCAAGGAAAAATTAGTATTATAAGCGATATACAAGCTAAAGATTTAAAACCAAATGGTAATGCTTTGATTAATTTTTACACAAGTTCTATCAACAATACTCTTATTGAAAAAGATTTTAATCTAAGCTTACCAAAACAAAGCTATATAAAAGGCGAAATAAGATCTTTAATCCAAAACAATGAAGTTATTTCTAAAAGTGAAATTTTAAGTAACTTCTTCAGACTTTATACACAAAAAAGTATTTATGATATAGCAAAACAAAGCTTAACTAGTGATTTTGATATCAAAATAGATGATTTTGATCAATTTTCATCTCTAGTCAAAATGAAACTCCAAGGTAAAAGTCAAATTCAAGGTAATTTACTTTTTGCAAACAATCAATTGCAAAAATTAGATGCTAACTTACTTGGATTTGGTGGTAACTTAAAAACTATTTTAGAAAATAATAATCTTAATATCAATACAACTAATATAGAAGTAGCAGAGCTTTTAAAAACTATCTCTATGCCTGCTTTTATTAATTCTAAATTAATTTTAGATTTAAAAGCACAAGGACTTGATTTTAAAAATTTCAATCTAAACACTAGGTTAAACAATGCAAATATAAATGTTATAGAATTTAAAAAACTAAGCAATCTTGATTTTCCAAAAACAAATTTTAATCTACAAGCTAAAGCAAATGCGAAAAATTCTTTGATTGATTATGAAGCTTTGCTTGATTCAAACATAGCAAAAATACCTCAGCTAAAAGGCTCTTATAATCTTACAAACAAAGATTTAAAAGCACAAATTAGTGCTTTTGTAGATAATCTTAACAAATTAAAACCTTTAACCAAACAAGATCTCAATGGGCCTTTAAATTTAGATGCTAAAGTTGATCTTAAGGCAAATCAAATTCAAAATCTTGATGCGAATATTAAAATCATGGAAGGACTTATCAATGCAAAATCCAATGGGAAAAGTTTACAAGCAAAGGTTGATAATATAAAATTAGAACAACTTTTCCCTTTAATAGGACAAAAAGTTTTAGCATTTGGCGATATAAATGCAGATATTGACTTAAAGTCGCTTGATTTTAACAATATTAATGGTGATTTTAAAGCCATTATTAATTCTTCTTTTAATGAAGTAGAATTATCTAAGCTTTTAGATAAAAAATTTCCAAAGAATACTTCAGCAAAAATCAATCTTGATGGAAAAATTTCTAAATCAATCATTGATTTTAACGCTAAAGCTCTAAGTTCATTTGCGAATATTAATTCACTAAAAGGAAAATTTGATCTTAATCAAATGGCTCTAGCAAGCACTTATAATATTTCATTGCAGGATTTTTCTAAGCTAGGATTTTTAGTCGATAGAAGCTTAAAAGGCAAGGCTGATTTTGAAGGAAAATTTGATTTTAAAAATGCTTTAATAGATGCAAGCGCTAATAGTAAAAATATATTTAACGGCTCATTAAACGCAACTTTAAAAAATAATATTTTTAACGCTAAAATGCAAAATACTGATCTTTCAAATTTAGCTCAAAGTTTAGATTTACCTGATTATTACCAAGCAAAATCA
This genomic stretch from Campylobacter lari subsp. concheus harbors:
- a CDS encoding nudix-type nucleoside diphosphatase gives rise to the protein MKNLQEEQFSNSKYIKPKRYTYIGKDNKKYTWDFIEALDSVSVFLYHTQKDSFVFVKQFRIPLWDYQKRNNLKLDEMGFSVELCSGLVDKNLSLDEIAKEECIEELGYAPKLVEKIGEFYTGFGSGVSRQFLFYAEITEDDKIGHGGGIDGEDIQAVWIKRKDFEKFSKENPIKTPLLEYAYLWFKGKN
- the groL gene encoding chaperonin GroEL (60 kDa chaperone family; promotes refolding of misfolded polypeptides especially under stressful conditions; forms two stacked rings of heptamers to form a barrel-shaped 14mer; ends can be capped by GroES; misfolded proteins enter the barrel where they are refolded when GroES binds) yields the protein MAKEIFFSDEARNKLYEGVKKLNDAVKVTMGPRGRNVLIQKSFGAPTITKDGVSVAKEVELKDSLENMGASLVREVASKTADQAGDGTTTATVLAHAIFKEGLRNITAGANPIEVKRGMDKACEAIVAELKKLSREVKDKKEIAQVATISANSDEKIGNLIADAMEKVGKDGVITVEEAKSINDELNVVEGMQFDRGYLSPYFITNTEKMTAELQNPFILLFDKKIANLKDLLPILEQIQKTGKPLLIIAEDIEGEALATLVVNKLRGVLNISAVKAPGFGDRRKAMLEDIAILTGGEVISEELGRTLESASIQDLGQASSVIIDKDNTTIVNGAGEKANIDARINQIKAQIAETSSDYDREKLQERLAKLSGGVAVIKVGAATETEMKEKKDRVDDALSATKAAVEEGIVIGGGAALIKAKSKISLNLEGDEAIGAAIVERALRAPLRQIAENAGFDAGVVVNTVENSKEENTGFDAAKGEYVNMLESGIIDPVKVERVALLNAVSVASMLLTTEATISEIKEDKPAMPDMSGMGGMGGMGGMM
- the groES gene encoding co-chaperone GroES, with protein sequence MNFQPLGKRILVKRLEEMKTTASGIIIPDNAKEKPLNGEVVAVSKEIEDVKVNDKVMFAKYGGTEIKLDNEEYLVLNIDDVLGIIK